In a genomic window of Glycine max cultivar Williams 82 chromosome 13, Glycine_max_v4.0, whole genome shotgun sequence:
- the LOC121173281 gene encoding putative disease resistance RPP13-like protein 1, translated as MAAEFVGGALLSSFLQVVFDRLVSRQVLEYFRGRKLDEKLLNKLKVKLRSIDALADDAEQKQFRDPRVREWLVAVKDADIPINRMNATKKEDLLDEIDYEINKWAVENDSESQTCTCKESSFFETSFSSFNMKIESRMKQVLADLEFLSSQKGDLGLKEASGLGVGSGSKVSQKLPSISLVTESVIYGRDNDRNYP; from the exons ATGGCAGCAGAATTTGTTGGTGGtgctcttctttcttctttccttcagGTTGTTTTTGACAGGCTGGTTTCTCGTCAGGTTTTGGAATACTTTCGTGGAAGAAAACTCGATGAGAAGCTACTGAACAAGTTGAAGGTGAAGCTACGGTCCATTGATGCTCTGGCTGATGATGCAGAACAAAAGCAGTTCAGGGATCCAAGGGTGAGAGAGTGGCTTGTTGCTGTCAAAGATGCTGATATTCCTATAAATAGAATGAATGCAACGAAGAAAG AGGATCTGTTGGATGAAATAGACTATGAAATCAACAAATGGGCTGTGGAGAATGATTCTGAATCTCAAACCTGTACCTGCAAGGAATCGAGTTTCTTCGAAACATCTTTCAGTTCATTTAACATGAAAATTGAATCAAGGATGAAACAAGTCCTTGCTGACCTTGAATTTCTCTCAAGCCAAAAGGGTGATCTTGGTTTGAAAGAGGCTAGTGGTCTTGGGGTTGGATCAGGTAGTAAAGTGTCACAGAAATTGCCATCAATATCTTTGGTGACTGAAAGTGTCATTTATGGAAGAGATAATGACAGAAATTATCCTTAA
- the LOC100804921 gene encoding putative disease resistance RPP13-like protein 1, producing the protein MPVLETLGGALFGAVLQVLFDKLDSHQVLDYFLGRKLDGRLLKKLKRKLVSVNAVVDDAEQKQFTDAYVKAWLDDVRDVLLDTEDLLDEIDCEFSKTELEAESQTSASKVCDFESRIIDVLDDLDSLLDQKNDLGLKNVSHVGVGSGSGSKVSQKLPSTSLVVESIIYGRDDDKEIILNWLTSDTDNHNKISILSIVGMGGMGKTTLAQHVYNNPRIQEAKFDIKVWVCVSDDFDVLMLTKTILNKITKSKEDSGDDLEMVHGRLKEKLSGNKYLLVLDDVWNEDRDQWKALQTPLKYGAKGSKILVTTRSNKVASIMQSNKVHELKQLQEDHSWQVFAQHAFQDDYPKLNEQLKEIGIKIVEKCQGLPLALETVGCLLHTKPSVSQWEGVLKSKIWELPKEDSKIIPALLLSYYHLPSHLKRCFAYCALFPKDHEFYKDSLIQLWVAENFVQCSQESTPQEEIGEQYFNDLLSRSFFQRSSREKCFVMHDLLNDLAKYVCGDICFRLGVDKTKSISKVRHFSFVPEYHQYFDGYGSLYHAKRLRTFMPTLPGRDMYIWGCRKLVDELCSKFKFLRILSLFRCDLIEMPDSVGNLKHLRSLDLSKTYIKKLPDSICFLCNLQVLKLNSCDHLEELPSNLHKLTNLRCLEFMYTKVRKMPMHFGKLKNLQVLSSFYVGMGSDNCSIQQLGELNLHGRLSIEELQNIVNPLDALAADLKNKTHLLDLELKWNEHQNLDDSIKERQVLENLQPSRHLEKLSIGNYGGTQFPSWLLDNSLCNVVWLSLKNCKYCLCLPPLGLLPLLKELLIGGLDGIVSINADFYGSSSCSFTSLESLEFYDMKEWEEWECMTGAFPRLQRLYIEDCPKLKGHLPEQLCQLNDLKISGCEQLVPSALSAPDIHQLFLGDCGKLQIDHPTTLKVLTIEGYNVEAALLEQIGHNYACSNKNIPMHSCYDFLVKLEIIGGCDSLTTIHLDIFPILGVLYIRKCPNLQRISQGHAHNHLETLSIIECPQLESLPEGMHVLLPSLDSLWIIHCPKVQMFPEGGLPSNLKNMRLYGSSKLISLLKSALGDNHSLERLSIGKVDVECLPDEGVLPHSLVTLDISHCEDLKRLDYKGLCHLSSLKKLHLSNCPRLQCLPEEGLPKSISTLSIYNCPLLKQRCREPKGEDWPKIAHIKRVSLHD; encoded by the exons ATGCCAGTACTAGAAACCCTTGGTGGTGCTCTTTTTGGTGCTGTCCTTCAGGTGCTGTTTGACAAGCTGGATTCTCATCAAGTTTTGGattactttcttggaagaaagcTCGATGGGAGGCTGCTGAAAAAGTTGAAGAGGAAGCTGGTGTCCGTCAATGCTGTGGTTGATGATGCAGAACAAAAGCAGTTCACTGATGCATATGTGAAAGCATGGCTTGATGACGTCAGAGACGTGTTGCTTGATACCGAGGATCTGTTGGATGAAATAGACTGCGAATTCTCCAAAACTGAGTTGGAAGCTGAATCCCAGACCAGTGCTAGCAAGGTATGCGATTTTGAATCAAGGATCATAGATGTCCTTGATGACCTAGATTCTCTTTTAGACCAAAAGAATGATCTAGGTTTGAAAAATGTTAGTCATGTTGGGGTTGGATCAGGATCGGGTAGTAAAGTGTCACAGAAATTGCCATCCACATCTTTGGTGGTTGAAAGTATTATTTATGGCAGAGATGATGACAAAGAAATAATCCTTAATTGGCTGACTTCTGACACTGACAATCATAACAAGATATCAATACTTTCGATTGTGGGAATGGGTGGGATGGGTAAGACCACGCTTGCCCAACATGTATATAACAACCCAAGGATACAGGAGGCTAAATTTGACATCAAAGTCTGGGTCTGTGTTTCGGatgattttgatgttttgatgttaaCCAAGACAATTCTTAACAAAATCACTAAATCAAAAGAAGACAGTGGAGACGACCTAGAAATGGTTCATGGAAGATTGAAAGAAAAGTTGTCGGGGAATAAATATCTTCTGGTTCTGGATGATGTTTGGAACGAAGATCGAGACCAATGGAAGGCTTTACAAACTCCTCTTAAATACGGGGCTAAGGGAAGTAAAATTCTTGTCACGACTCGCAgtaacaaggttgcttcaatcATGCAGTCAAACAAAGTACATGAACTAAAGCAATTACAAGAAGATCACAGCTGGCAAGTTTTCGCTCAGCATGCATTCCAAGATGATTATCCTAAGTTGAATGAGCAGCTGAAGGAGATTGGTATAAAGATAGTTGAGAAGTGCCAAGGGTTGCCTCTAGCCTTAGAAACAGTTGGATGTCTTTTACACACAAAGCCATCTGTTTCACAATGGGAAGGTGTATTGAAAAGCAAGATATGGGAGTTACCGAAAGAAGATAGTAAAATCATCCCTGCTTTATTGTTGAGCTATTACCATCTTCCTTCTCATCTCAAGAGATGTTTCGCTTATTGTGCCTTATTCCCTAAAGATCACGAGTTTTACAAGGATAGCTTAATTCAGTTATGGGTGGCTGAAAATTTTGTACAATGCTCTCAAGAGAGTACTCCTCAAGAAGAAATTGGTGAACAATACTTCAATGATCTATTATCAAGGTCCTTCTTTCAACGATCAAGTAGAGAAAAGTGTTTTGTCATGCATGATCTTCTCAATGATTTGGCAAAATATGTTTGTGGGGACATCTGTTTCAGATTAGGAGttgataaaacaaaaagtatatcAAAAGTCCGTCATTTTTCATTTGTACCTGAATACCATCAATATTTTGATGGGTACGGGAGTTTATATCATGCTAAAAGGCTACGGACATTTATGCCCACACTTCCAGGACGAGATATGTATATTTGGGGTTGTAGGAAACTAGTAGATGAGTTGTGCTCCAAGTTTAAGTTCTTACGCATCTTATCTTTGTTTCGTTGTGATCTTATAGAGATGCCTGACTCTGTAGGCAATCTTAAGCATCTTCGTTCGTTAGACCTTTCTAAAACTTACATAAAAAAACTGCCTGATTCAATTTGTTTTCTCTGTAACTTGCAAGTCTTGAAGCTGAATTCTTGTGACCATTTGGAGGAGCTACCCTCAAATTTGCATAAACTCACCAATTTGCGCTGTCTTGAATTTATGTACACTAAAGTGAGAAAGATGCCAATGCATTTTGGAAAACTGAAGAATCTTCAGGTGTTGAGTTCGTTTTATGTTGGAATGGGCAGCGACAACTGCAGTATTCAACAGCTAGGGGAACTCAATCTTCATGGAAGGCTATCAATTGAGGAGCTGCAAAATATTGTGAATCCCTTGGATGCATTGGCCGcagatttgaaaaataaaactcatcTTCTGGATCTAGAGTTAAAATGGAATGAGCACCAGAACCTTGATgattcaataaaagaaagacaaGTACTTGAGAATCTGCAACCTTCAAGACATTTGGAGAAATTGTCAATCGGGAACTACGGTGGTACTCAATTTCCTAGTTGGTTATTGGATAATTCATTATGTAATGTGGTGTGGTTAAGCTTGAAGAACTGTAAATATTGCCTATGTTTGCCTCCCCTTGGACTTTTGCCACTTCTGAAGGAGCTTTTAATTGGAGGGCTTGATGGGATTGTGAGTATTAATGCTGATTTTTACGGTAGTAGCTCTTGTTCATTTACATCCTTGGAATCTTTGGAGTTCTACGATATGAAGGAATGGGAAGAATGGGAATGTATGACAGGTGCTTTTCCACGTCTTCAACGTCTTTATATAGAGGATTGTCCCAAGCTGAAAGGGCACTTGCCAGAGCAACTATGTCAATTAAATGATCTAAAGATTTCTGGGTGCGAACAACTTGTACCTTCTGCTCTCAGTGCCCCTGATATTCATCAATTATTCCTAGGAGACTGTGGAAAGCTGCAAATTGATCATCCGACAACTTTGAAAGTGCTTACCATTGAAGGTTACAACGTGGAGGCAGCTTTACTCGAACAGATTGGACACAATTACGCTTGTTCAAATAAGAATATTCCCATGCACAGTTGCTATGATTTCCTTGTAAAGTTGGAAATCATAGGTGGCTGCGACTCTCTAACGACCATTCACTTAGATATCTTCCCAATACTCGGGGTCCTTTATATCAGGAAGTGTCCTAATCTACAGAGGATTTCACAGGGGCACGCTCATAATCATCTCGAGACTCTGAGTATCATAGAGTGCCCCCAATTAGAATCATTGCCTGAAGGAATGCATGTCCTCCTTCCATCTCTTGATTCTCTGTGGATAATTCATTGTCCAAAAGTTCAAATGTTTCCCGAAGGAGgtttgccatcaaatttaaaaaatatgcgTCTCTATGGTAGTTCCAAACTTATCTCCTTATTGAAAAGTGCCTTGGGAGACAATCACTCTCTAGAAAGATTATCTATTGGAAAAGTGGATGTTGAGTGTCTTCCTGACGAAGGTGTACTGCCACACTCTCTTGTTACTCTAGACATCAGTCATTGTGAAGATCTAAAAAGACTGGACTACAAAGGTCTCTGCCACCTCTCCTCTCTCAAGAAATTGCATCTTTCTAACTGCCCCAGGCTCCAATGCTTACCGGAGGAGGGTCTGCCCAAATCCATTTCAACTTTGAGCATTTACAATTGTCCGTTGCTCAAACAACGTTGCCGGGAACCCAAAGGCGAAGACTGGCCAAAGATTGCTCACATTAAACGCGTGTCGTTACACG ATTGA
- the LOC100811488 gene encoding putative disease resistance RPP13-like protein 1 → MPVLETLGGALFGAVLQVLFDKLDSHQVLDYFRGRKLDGRLLKTLKWKLMSVNAVLDDAEQKQFTDKNVKEWLDEVRDVLLNTEDLLEEIDYEFTKTELKAESQTSASKVCNFESMIKDVLDELDSLLNVKDTLRLKNVGGDGFGSGSGSKVSQKLPSTSLVVESVFYGRDDDKDMILNWLTSDTDNHNKISILSIVGMGGMGKTTLAQHVYNNPRIEEAKFDIKVWICVSDDFDVLMLSKTILNKITKSKDDSGDDLEMVHGRLKEKLSGNKYLFVLDDVWNEDRDQWKALQTPLKYGAKGSKILVTTRSNNVASTMQSNKVHELKQLREDHSWQVFAQHAFQDDYPKLNAELKEIGIKIIEKCQGLPLALETVGCLLHKKPSISQWEGVLKSKIWELPKEESKIIPALLLSYFHLPSHLKRCFAYCALFPKDHEFYKEGLIQLWVAENFVQCSTQSNPQEEIGEQYFNDLLSRSFFQRSSREECFVMHDLLNDLAKYVCGDICFRLQVDKPKSISKVRHFSFVTENDQYFDGYGSLYHAQRLRTFMPMTEPLLLINWGGRKLVDELFSKFKFLRILSLSLCDLKEMPDSVGNLNHLRSLDLSYTSIKKLPDSMCFLCNLQVLKLNFCVHLEELPSNLHKLTNLRCLEFMYTEVRKMPMHMGKLKNLQVLSSFYVGKGIDNCSIQQLGELNLHGSLSIEELQNIVNPLDALAADLKNKTHLLDLELEWNEHQNLDDSIKERQVLENLQPSRHLEKLSIRNYGGTQFPSWLSDNSLCNVVSLTLMNCKYFLCLPPLGLLPFLKELSIGGLDGIVSINADFFGSSSCSFTSLESLKFFNMKEWEEWECKGVTGAFPRLQRLSIEDCPKLKGHLPEQLCHLNYLKISGCEQLVPSALSAPDIHQLYLVDCGELQIDHLTTLKELTIEGHNVEAALLEQIGRNYSCSNNNIPMHSCYDFLLSLDINGGCDSLTTIHLDIFPILRRLDIRKWPNLKRISQGQAHNHLQTLCVGSCPQLESLPEGMHVLLPSLDDLWIEDCPKVEMFPEGGLPSNLKSMGLYGSYKLMSLLKTALGGNHSLERLSIGGVDVECLPEEGVLPHSLLTLEIRNCPDLKRLDYKGLCHLSSLKELSLVGCPRLECLPEEGLPKSISTLWIWGDCQLLKQRCREPEGEDWPKIAHIKRVSLLD, encoded by the exons ATGCCAGTACTAGAAACCCTTGGTGGTGCTCTTTTTGGTGCTGTCCTTCAGGTGCTGTTTGACAAGCTGGATTCTCATCAAGTTTTGGATTACTTTCGTGGAAGAAAGCTCGATGGGAGGCTGCTGAAAACGTTGAAGTGGAAGCTGATGTCTGTCAATGCTGTGCTTGATGATGCAGAACAAAAGCAGTTCACTGATAAAAATGTGAAAGAATGGCTTGATGAGGTCAGAGACGTGTTGCTTAATACCGAGGATCTGTTGGAGGAAATAGACTACGAATTCACCAAAACTGAGTTGAAAGCTGAATCCCAGACCAGTGCTAGCAAGGTATGCAATTTTGAATCAATGATCAAAGATGTCCTTGATGAACTAGATTCTCTTTTAAATGTAAAGGATACTCTACGTTTGAAAAATGTTGGTGGTGATGGGTTTGGATCAGGATCAGGTAGTAAAGTGTCACAGAAATTGCCATCCACATCTTTGGTGGTTGAAAGTGTTTTTTATGGAagagatgatgacaaagatatGATCCTTAATTGGCTGACTTCTGACACAGATAATCATAACAAGATATCAATACTTTCGATTGTGGGAATGGGTGGGATGGGTAAGACCACTCTTGCCCAACATGTATATAACAACCCAAGGATAGAGGAGGCTAAATTTGACATCAAAGTCTGGATCTGTGTTTCGGatgattttgatgttttgatgttaaGCAAAACAATTCTTAACAAAATCACTAAATCCAAAGATGACAGTGGAGACGACCTAGAAATGGTTCATGGAAGATTGAAAGAAAAGTTGTCGGGGAATAAATATCTTTTCGTTCTGGATGATGTTTGGAACGAAGATCGAGACCAATGGAAGGCTTTACAAACTCCTCTTAAATATGGGGCTAAGGGAAGTAAAATTCTTGTCACGACTCGCAGTAACAATGTTGCTTCAACCATGCAGTCAAACAAAGTACATGAACTAAAGCAATTACGAGAAGATCACAGCTGGCAAGTTTTCGCTCAGCATGCATTCCAAGATGATTATCCTAAGTTGAATGCTGAGCTGAAGGAGATTGGTATAAAGATAATTGAGAAGTGCCAAGGGTTGCCTCTAGCCTTAGAAACAGTTGGATGTCTTTTACACAAAAAGCCATCTATTTCACAATGGGAAGGTGTATTGAAAAGCAAGATATGGGAGTTACCAAAAGAAGAAAGTAAAATCATCCCTGCTTTATTGTTGAGCTATTTCCATCTTCCTTCTCATCTCAAGAGATGTTTCGCTTATTGTGCCTTATTCCCCAAAGATCACGAGTTTTACAAGGAGGGTTTAATTCAGTTATGGGTGGCTGAAAATTTTGTACAATGCTCTACCCAGAGTAATCCTCAAGAAGAAATTGGTGAACAATACTTCAATGATCTATTATCAAGGTCCTTCTTTCAACGATCAAGTAGAGAAGAGTGTTTTGTCATGCATGACCTTCTCAATGATTTGGCAAAATATGTTTGTGGGGACATCTGTTTCAGGTTACAAGTTGATAAACCAAAAAGCATATCAAAAGTCCGTCATTTTTCATTTGTAACTGAAAATGATCAATATTTTGATGGGTACGGGAGTTTATATCATGCTCAAAGGCTACGAACATTTATGCCCATGACTGAGCCTCTACTACTTATAAATTGGGGTGGTAGGAAACTAGTAGATGAGTTGTTCTCGAAGTTTAAGTTCTTACGCATCTTATCTTTGTCTCTTTGTGACCTTAAAGAGATGCCTGACTCTGTAGGCAATCTTAACCATCTTCGTTCGTTAGACCTTTCCTATACTTCCATAAAAAAACTACCTGATTCAATGTGTTTTCTCTGTAACTTGCAAGTCTTGAAGCTGAATTTTTGTGTCCATTTGGAGGAGCTACCCTCAAATTTGCATAAACTCACCAATTTGCGCTGTCTTGAATTTATGTACACTGAAGTGAGAAAGATGCCAATGCATATGGGAAAACTGAAGAATCTTCAGGTGTTGAGTTCGTTTTACGTTGGAAAGGGCATCGACAACTGCAGTATTCAACAGCTAGGGGAACTCAATCTTCATGGAAGCTTATCAATTGAGGAGCTGCAAAATATTGTGAATCCCTTGGATGCATTGGCCGcagatttgaaaaataaaactcatcTTCTGGATCTAGAGTTAGAATGGAATGAGCACCAGAACCTTGATgattcaataaaagaaagacaaGTACTTGAGAATCTGCAACCTTCAAGACATTTGGAGAAATTGTCAATTCGGAACTACGGTGGTACTCAATTTCCTAGTTGGTTATCGGATAATTCATTATGTAATGTGGTGTCCTTAACCTTGATGAACTGTAAATATTTCCTATGTTTGCCTCCCCTTGGACTTTTGCCATTTCTGAAGGAGCTTTCAATTGGAGGGCTTGATGGGATCGTGAGTATTAATGCTGATTTTTTCGGGAGTAGCTCTTGTTCATTTACATCCTTGGAATCTTTGAAGTTCTTCAATATGAAGGAATGGGAAGAATGGGAATGTAAAGGTGTGACAGGTGCTTTTCCACGTCTTCAACGTCTTTCTATAGAGGATTGTCCCAAGCTGAAAGGGCACTTGCCAGAGCAACtatgtcatttaaattatcTAAAGATTTCTGGGTGCGAACAACTTGTACCTTCTGCTCTCAGTGCCCCAGATATTCATCAATTATACCTAGTAGACTGTGGAGAGCTGCAAATTGATCATCTAACAACTTTGAAAGAGCTTACCATTGAAGGTCACAACGTGGAGGCAGCCTTACTCGAACAGATTGGGCGCAATTACTCTTGTTCAAATAACAATATTCCCATGCACAGTTGCTATGATTTCCTTCTAAGCTTGGACATCAATGGTGGCTGCGACTCTCTAACGACCATTCACTTAGATATCTTCCCAATACTCAGGCGACTTGATATCAGGAAGTGGCCTAATCTAAAGAGGATTTCACAGGGGCAGGCTCATAATCATCTCCAGACTCTGTGTGTCGGATCGTGCCCCCAATTAGAATCATTGCCTGAAGGAATGCATGTCCTCCTTCCATCTCTTGATGATCTGTGGATAGAGGATTGTCCAAAAGTTGAAATGTTTCCCGAAGGAGgtttgccatcaaatttaaaaagtatgGGTCTCTATGGTAGTTACAAACTTATGTCCTTATTGAAAACTGCCTTGGGAGGCAATCACTCTCTAGAAAGATTATCTATTGGAGGAGTGGATGTTGAGTGTCTTCCTGAGGAAGGTGTACTGCCACACTCTCTTCTTACTCTAGAGATCAGGAACTGTCCAGATCTAAAAAGACTGGACTACAAAGGTCTCTGCCACCTCTCCTCTCTCAAGGAATTGAGTCTTGTTGGCTGCCCCAGGCTCGAATGCTTACCAGAGGAGGGTCTGCCCAAATCCATTTCAACTTTGTGGATTTGGGGGGACTGTCAGTTGCTCAAACAACGTTGCCGGGAACCCGAAGGCGAAGACTGGCCAAAGATTGCTCACATTAAACGCGTGTCGTTATTAG ATTGA